Proteins encoded together in one Agromyces sp. 3263 window:
- the rpsD gene encoding 30S ribosomal protein S4 — translation MSNQSRSKTRLSRALGVALTPKAAKYMEKRPYAPGEHGRTKRKQDSDYAVRLREKQRLRAQYGIREKQLRIAFNEARRTDGLTGENLVELLEMRLDALVLRAGFARTIAQARQFVVHRHILVDGQIVDRPSFRVKPGQTIGVKQRSEGTEPFQVAAAGGHVDVLPKLPGYLEVELDTLQAQLLRRPKRAEVPVTCDVQLVVEYYAAR, via the coding sequence GTGTCGAACCAGTCACGCAGCAAGACCCGCCTCTCCCGTGCGCTCGGCGTCGCCCTCACCCCGAAGGCCGCCAAGTACATGGAGAAGCGCCCCTACGCACCCGGTGAGCACGGACGCACCAAGCGCAAGCAGGACTCCGACTACGCCGTGCGCCTCCGCGAGAAGCAGCGTCTCCGCGCCCAGTACGGCATCCGCGAGAAGCAGCTCCGCATCGCGTTCAACGAGGCTCGCCGCACCGACGGCCTGACCGGTGAGAACCTGGTCGAGCTGCTCGAGATGCGCCTCGACGCCCTCGTGCTCCGCGCCGGCTTCGCCCGCACCATCGCGCAGGCCCGCCAGTTCGTCGTGCACCGTCACATCCTCGTCGACGGCCAGATCGTCGACCGCCCCTCGTTCCGCGTGAAGCCGGGCCAGACCATCGGCGTCAAGCAGCGCTCCGAGGGCACCGAGCCCTTCCAGGTCGCCGCGGCCGGCGGTCACGTCGACGTGCTCCCCAAGCTCCCCGGCTACCTCGAGGTCGAGCTCGACACGCTCCAGGCCCAGCTCCTGCGTCGCCCCAAGCGCGCCGAGGTGCCCGTGACCTGTGACGTCCAGCTCGTCGTCGAGTACTACGCCGCTCGCTGA